A genomic region of Caenorhabditis elegans chromosome V contains the following coding sequences:
- the egas-2 gene encoding EGF-like domain-containing protein (Partially confirmed by transcript evidence): MIFLLFLIFPYYSTPQTTVEYVAASPNPPHGCPNFGLCTDVTTTLVSSTNVSTTYEYGCAPENCYCVDGTTNGTEPCDTIVDQCGDDPCGEPEYFLCTSKIESHTCACQAGYTGADCTSELGTACATSPCRSGATCVSSNSSATTEYSCICTDQQFGTHCEYDNLCASNPCQNSGNCTMVLENSNYLCTCSPDWQGRRCEVADAVSTPPVQDGCYLYDTGSIGACTTKFTENSLTSSKCNNYALEQSTDTVTMNYLTLCGAWCMVSEAPLCNTSWYMDGDCKKSCGGDSAEYCGRLNSRCIVYEAGTSETDANACTDNSTLCNANLGQGICINLSSDVTNGYQCICGPLWTDTDCETPVASACTPSPCWNGICVLNEQYNTYTCACDDGYFGDLCQYPDVCTSSTCLYGGTCTETSSGGYTCSCLSQYFGTNCEEINRCNYADPCVNGDCQTTVDGITTNYTCTCDSGWTGENCDTMIDYCIPNPCSYNSTCSPYFKGFNCTCITGLTGANCSTIIDLCVPYKDSTGKWIKSPCNSKDDLANCTIEINGFNCSCSDKWTDTLCDLNVLIKDVLLTIYGHVDLTMITLLNDLMQNPSQIKDMVPFITGLLSDSERSDLSWDVGDLFNWIAFEDQRLDLENDIYKWNDVVLGNCFTFNHQDQNFTYLMRRPGRHGGIQAFMKTRQDEYAPWYDTAGMLVFIHNREDYVFSESVRYNAQPNAQSTINIFMTRYTRLGGRYGKCVKKPSEVKNYYYPGAYTTDGCLRTCYQDRMQQECQCMDPRYPKAPNATSCQLSERSCVTEASDAAGDPSTWSSCVCPLPCSNQEYSVTWSKANFVNMPITCEKSSDVATCQANYVDQLMVSIVLPKLDFQIYAETPAMDFNKFLSQLGGQLGVLMGINLVTFIEVVFLMFGVLTICCRK, from the exons ATGATTTTCCTGCTTTTCCTCATATTCccctactacagtaccccacagACTACTGTTGAATACGTGGCGGCAAGCCCAAATCCACCTCATGGATGTCCGAACTTTGGACTTTGCACAGATGTTACTACTACATTAGTTAGCTCTACTAATGTCTCTACAACCTATGAGTACGGTTGTGCTCCTGAAAATTGCTACTGTGTGGATGGGACTACTAATGGCACGGAGCCATGTGACACTA ttgtggACCAGTGCGGAGACGACCCCTGTGGCGAGCCGGAATATTTCCTCTGCAcctcaaaaattgagagcCATACCTGCGCCTGTCAAGCTGGTTACACCGGAGCCGATTGTACATCAGAACTTGGCACGGCTTGTGCCACATCACCATGCCGCTCCGGAGCCACATGTGTCTCGTCAAACTCGTCTGCAACAACAGAGTACTCGTGTATTTGCACCGATCAACAGTTTGGGACACATTGTGAAT acgacAACCTCTGCGCTAGCAATCCCTGCCAAAATAGTGGAAATTGCACTATGGTcctggaaaattccaattactTGTGCACCTGCTCTCCAGACTGGCAAGGCAGGCGATGTGAGGTGGCTGACGCGGTTTCta CTCCTCCTGTGCAAGACGGATGTTACCTGTACGATACGGGGTCTATTGGAGCTTGTACcacaaaattcacagaaaattcgCTAACTTCAAGCAAATGTAATAATTATGCACTGGAGCAGAGCACAGACACGGTTACGATGAACTATTTGA ctctttgTGGAGCATGGTGCATGGTTTCTGAAGCACCACTGTGCAACACGTCATGGTATATGGACGGTGATTGCAAAAAGTCGTGCGGTGGAGATAGCGCAGAATACTGCGGAAGGTTGAACTCGAGATGCATAGTTTACGAGGCAGGGACTTCTG AAACCGACGCCAACGCCTGCACCGACAACTCAACGCTCTGTAACGCCAACCTCGGCCAGGGAATCTGCATCAACTTGAGcagtgacgtcacaaatggcTATCAATGCATTTGTGGGCCGCTATGGACAGACACAGACTGCGAGACTCCAGTAGCCTCTGCGTGTACCCCAAGTCCGTGCTGGAATGGGATTTGTGTGCTCAATGAGCAGTATAATACGTATACCTGCGCATGTGATGATGGATATTTCGGGGATCTATGTCAAT ACCCCGACGTTTGCACCTCTTCCACATGTCTCTACGGCGGTACTTGCACCGAGACCAGCAGTGGAGGGTACACATGCTCCTGCTTGAGCCAGTACTTTGGCACCAACTGTGAAG agatcaaTCGTTGCAACTATGCGGATCCATGTGTGAATGGTGACTGCCAGACTACGGTAGATGGGatcactacaaactacacatgtACCTGCGATAGTGGATGGACCGGGGAGAATTGTGATACAA tgATCGACTACTGCATCCCAAATCCCTGCTCTTACAACAGTACCTGCTCTCCGTACTTCAAAGGATTCAACTGCACCTGTATTACAGGCCTAACCGGCGCCAATTGCTCTACAA TAATCGATCTATGCGTCCCGTATAAGGATTCCACTGGGAAATGGATCAAATCTCCGTGTAACTCAAAGGATGACTTGGCGAACTGCACTATAGAGATAAATGGGTTCAATTGTAGCTGTAGTGATAAGTGGACGGATACCTTATGTGATTTGA ATGTTCTCATCAAAGACGTCCTGCTTACAATCTACGGCCACGTGGATCTTACCATGATTACT CTTCTGAACGATCTCATGCAGAACCCGTCACAAATCAAGGATATGGTGCCATTCATCACAGGATTGCTGTCGGACAGTGAACGATCCGATCTAAGCTGGGATGTTGGGGATCTTTTCAATTGGATAGCTTTTGAAGATCAGAGATTAGATCTGGA AAATGACATTTACAAGTGGAATGATGTAGTACTGGGGAACTGCTTCACCTTCAACCACCAGGATCAGAACTTCACCTACCTAATGAGAAGGCCCGGTAGGCATGGAG GAATACAAGCATTCATGAAAACCCGACAAGACGAGTATGCACCATGGTACGACACCGCAGGAATGCTGGTTTTCATTCATAACCGCGAGGATTACGTGTTCTCCGAGTCTGTTAGGTACAATGCACAGCCAAATGCCCAGTCgactataaatatttttatg acAAGATATACCAGGCTCGGGGGAAGATATGGAAAGTGTGTGAAGAAACCGTCGGAAGTCAAGAACTACTACTATCCGGGAGCTTATACCACTGAT GGCTGCCTCCGCACGTGCTACCAGGACCGTATGCAACAGGAGTGCCAGTGCATGGACCCCCGCTACCCCAAAGCCCCCAACGCTACGTCATGCCAGTTATCCGAACGAAGTTGTGTCACCGAAGCATCCGACGCCGCAGGGGACCCATCCACCTGGTCATCTTGTGTATGCCCGCTGCCATGCTCCAATCAGGAGTACTCGGTGACTTGGAGCAAGGCGAATTTTGTGAATATG CCTATAACCTGCGAGAAGTCTTCTGACGTGGCAACCTGCCAAGCCAACTATGTGGACCAGCTTATGGTATCCATTGTTCTGCCTAAGCTGGATTTTCAGATCTACGCGGAGACCCCTGCTATGGAT TTCAACAAGTTCCTGTCCCAACTCGGAGGTCAGCTGGGTGTACTAATGGGAATTAACCTGGTCACGTTTATTGAAGTTGTGTTCTTGATGTTCGGAGTTTTGACAATATGTTGTAGAAAGTGA